In Pseudomonas alcaliphila JAB1, a single window of DNA contains:
- a CDS encoding heavy metal sensor histidine kinase yields MKHLSLTARMSLMFMSAVIAVLTVAGLSFNMLSQHHFKMLDRQALVEKLESAKHILNNARGEASLSEELPQLRALLGAHQDLAATILASDGSVLFSDPRAVEVPERFRRENEQSMWEWQNGQHMYRGMTAQISVADQAEPLTALLILDVTNHTHFFDTLQRWFWIGLVISALFSAALGWVVARSGLRPLRQVTHVASGMSARSLQERIPLEPVPRELQQLVLSFNAMLARLEDAFVRLSNFSADIAHELRTPVSNLMTHTEVVLSKKRDINAYEENLYSNLEDLKRMSRMIDDMLFLAKADNGLIVPEQSDIELADVAAKLTEYYRLLAEERDIRLSVTGTGRVRGDRLMLDRAISNLLSNALRYTPEGKTISLRIRQTADTTSLSIENPGGTIAPEHLEKLFDRFYRVDPARREGGPSNAGLGLAITRSIIEAHKGRIWCTSVEGLTGFHIELPRLSPS; encoded by the coding sequence ATGAAGCACCTTTCGCTGACAGCACGCATGAGCCTGATGTTCATGTCCGCGGTAATTGCAGTCCTGACGGTAGCAGGGCTGAGTTTCAATATGCTCAGCCAGCACCACTTCAAGATGCTGGATCGGCAGGCCCTGGTGGAGAAACTCGAATCCGCCAAACATATCCTCAACAATGCTCGCGGTGAAGCGAGCCTTTCGGAAGAATTACCGCAGTTGCGAGCCTTGCTGGGAGCCCATCAGGATCTGGCGGCCACTATCCTGGCCAGTGACGGTTCTGTACTGTTCTCCGACCCCAGAGCAGTCGAAGTACCAGAGCGTTTCAGACGTGAAAATGAGCAGAGCATGTGGGAGTGGCAGAACGGCCAACACATGTACCGCGGCATGACGGCGCAAATCTCGGTAGCCGATCAGGCTGAGCCGCTCACAGCTTTGCTGATTCTTGACGTCACCAATCACACACACTTTTTCGACACGCTGCAACGATGGTTCTGGATTGGATTGGTCATCAGTGCCCTGTTCAGTGCCGCGCTCGGCTGGGTGGTTGCTCGCAGCGGCCTTAGGCCTCTGCGGCAAGTCACTCATGTGGCCTCCGGGATGTCCGCTCGCTCGTTACAGGAACGAATCCCTCTCGAACCAGTGCCGCGGGAACTTCAGCAACTGGTTCTATCCTTCAATGCGATGTTGGCTCGGCTAGAGGATGCCTTCGTTAGGCTCTCCAATTTTTCGGCCGACATTGCCCACGAGCTACGCACGCCCGTTAGCAACCTGATGACCCACACCGAGGTCGTGCTGAGCAAGAAACGCGATATCAATGCCTATGAAGAGAATCTCTACTCCAACCTGGAGGACTTGAAGCGCATGTCCCGAATGATCGACGACATGCTGTTTCTGGCCAAGGCCGATAACGGCCTGATCGTCCCGGAACAGAGCGACATCGAGCTGGCGGACGTTGCCGCCAAGCTGACCGAGTACTACCGCCTGCTGGCCGAAGAGCGTGACATCCGACTTTCTGTAACGGGTACAGGCCGAGTGCGTGGTGATCGGCTGATGCTTGATCGTGCGATCTCCAACCTGCTGTCCAATGCCCTGCGCTATACGCCTGAGGGGAAGACGATTTCGCTGCGGATCCGCCAGACAGCGGACACAACCAGTCTAAGCATCGAAAACCCAGGCGGCACAATCGCTCCAGAGCACTTGGAGAAGCTCTTCGACCGCTTTTACCGGGTCGATCCCGCCCGGCGCGAGGGAGGCCCGAGCAATGCAGGCCTCGGCCTTGCCATCACCCGCTCCATCATCGAGGCCCACAAAGGCCGCATCTGGTGCACTTCGGTAGAGGGCCTCACAGGCTTTCACATCGAACTTCCTCGGCTCTCTCCCTCCTAG
- a CDS encoding AlpA family phage regulatory protein, whose amino-acid sequence MNPPASLSGRWDMSEMILLDFNAVSRKVGLSRKTIYCRIREGDFPRQVKIGRASRWLQHEVDDWIASAAAAR is encoded by the coding sequence ATGAATCCACCAGCCTCTCTTTCTGGGAGGTGGGATATGTCTGAGATGATCCTTTTGGACTTCAATGCGGTTAGCCGCAAAGTCGGATTGAGTCGTAAAACTATCTACTGCCGTATCCGAGAGGGTGACTTCCCGAGACAGGTGAAGATAGGCCGAGCAAGCCGCTGGCTTCAGCACGAAGTCGACGACTGGATAGCCAGTGCAGCTGCAGCGAGATAG
- a CDS encoding SH3 domain-containing protein yields MTGKNKDRLKQLGVVSSSEELRELMATLKNPAYLADMREQMKALANPAYLVDMREQIKAIANPTYLADIQERMKALVNPTYLLDMQKQMKALANPAYLVDMQEQLKAIANPTYLAQMQEQLTALTNPSYLAQVREAASARMQADLSAALGSYQELVRESVLASYLVTPDDPSAVRFHLVDIEGFDSLEVGDFAELEIGPAKSVDLEIVKALADGHPETLSLPAKQRLQSVYLQIVAIWDMLLRIFNTFVAIGVLTALMSGATKPADVPKQAALLPNYERELLADSYRIVNRNGARLRAEPSKTAEVIVQLQLGLPVEVLENNGKGWFRVLAEYQGESVEGWIHLTVTTPVPLPKYPRGPVASATLQ; encoded by the coding sequence ATGACTGGTAAGAACAAAGATCGACTGAAACAGCTGGGTGTTGTCTCGTCTTCAGAAGAGCTCCGCGAGCTGATGGCGACATTGAAGAATCCGGCGTACCTGGCGGATATGCGCGAACAGATGAAGGCGCTGGCCAACCCCGCGTACCTGGTGGACATGCGGGAGCAGATTAAGGCGATAGCAAATCCCACGTACCTGGCGGACATTCAGGAGCGGATGAAGGCGCTGGTCAATCCCACGTATCTGCTGGACATGCAGAAGCAGATGAAGGCGCTGGCCAACCCCGCGTATCTGGTGGACATGCAGGAGCAACTGAAGGCGATAGCCAATCCCACTTACCTGGCCCAGATGCAGGAGCAACTGACTGCGTTGACCAATCCGTCCTACTTGGCTCAGGTGCGTGAGGCTGCCAGTGCTCGGATGCAGGCTGATCTATCTGCTGCGCTCGGCTCGTATCAGGAGTTAGTTCGCGAGTCAGTGTTGGCCAGCTATCTGGTGACGCCGGATGACCCGAGTGCTGTTCGTTTCCATCTAGTGGACATCGAAGGCTTCGATAGCTTGGAGGTCGGGGACTTCGCAGAGCTCGAGATTGGCCCGGCGAAGAGTGTTGATTTGGAGATCGTCAAGGCTCTTGCTGATGGTCATCCAGAGACCTTGTCGCTGCCGGCAAAGCAGCGTTTACAATCTGTGTACCTTCAGATTGTGGCGATATGGGACATGCTTCTACGCATTTTCAACACCTTTGTTGCTATCGGGGTTTTGACTGCGCTGATGTCTGGCGCGACAAAGCCCGCTGATGTTCCCAAGCAAGCTGCACTGCTCCCGAACTATGAGCGAGAGTTGCTCGCTGACTCCTATAGGATCGTAAATCGCAATGGCGCACGGCTCCGCGCTGAGCCCAGCAAGACGGCGGAAGTGATTGTGCAGCTGCAACTCGGCTTGCCAGTTGAGGTGCTGGAGAACAATGGAAAGGGGTGGTTCCGCGTGCTCGCCGAATATCAAGGCGAGTCGGTGGAAGGTTGGATTCATCTCACCGTGACCACGCCAGTGCCTTTGCCAAAGTACCCACGCGGGCCGGTAGCGAGCGCTACCTTGCAATAG
- a CDS encoding DUF2933 domain-containing protein, whose translation MDHTHHTSTTEPPFWKSKIGIALIMLAVIGIFYVAREHYGHLSQALPYLILLLCPLMHLFGHNHGGHSHSSSTAVSKDEERT comes from the coding sequence GTGGACCATACCCATCACACCAGTACCACTGAGCCGCCTTTTTGGAAGAGCAAGATTGGCATTGCGCTGATCATGCTGGCCGTAATCGGCATCTTCTATGTAGCGCGTGAGCATTACGGTCATCTTTCGCAGGCCCTGCCGTACCTCATCCTGCTGCTATGCCCGCTGATGCATCTGTTTGGCCACAATCACGGCGGGCACTCCCACTCCAGCAGCACCGCTGTTTCCAAGGACGAAGAAAGGACATAG
- a CDS encoding co-regulatory protein PtrA N-terminal domain-containing protein, producing MKSLKPLLLVGSLLLSSMAWAEGGSDRVFERIQQMRDKAEAVLIQAEKAPVGERHVHMKEHMNMLEDIMSQLHNEHPAPNMSAEEHLAWMEKHDKLVDDVLGQMIREHKLMMADKECHQ from the coding sequence ATGAAATCGCTGAAACCTTTGCTTCTGGTTGGTTCGCTACTGCTGTCTTCCATGGCTTGGGCCGAAGGGGGCAGCGACCGTGTATTCGAGCGCATCCAGCAGATGCGCGACAAAGCAGAAGCCGTGCTGATCCAGGCGGAGAAGGCCCCGGTCGGCGAGCGGCATGTGCACATGAAGGAGCATATGAACATGCTCGAAGACATCATGAGCCAGCTGCACAACGAACATCCCGCGCCAAACATGTCTGCCGAAGAGCATCTGGCCTGGATGGAAAAGCATGACAAGCTGGTAGACGACGTGCTGGGTCAAATGATTCGAGAGCACAAGCTGATGATGGCCGACAAGGAATGCCATCAGTAA
- a CDS encoding heavy metal response regulator transcription factor has product MKLLVAEDEPKTGTYLQQGLTEAGFNVDRVMTGTDALQHALSEAYDLLILDVMMPGLDGWEVLRMLRAAGKDVPVLFLTARDGVEDRVKGLELGADDYLIKPFAFSELLARVRTLLRRGNGSPTQTTMKIADLEVDLMKRRAIRGGKRIDLTAKEFSLLELLLRRRGEVLPKSLIASQVWDMNFDSDTNVIEVAVRRLRAKIDDDFDLKLIHTARGMGYMMDAPE; this is encoded by the coding sequence ATGAAACTACTGGTAGCTGAAGACGAACCCAAAACCGGTACGTACCTCCAGCAAGGTCTCACCGAGGCTGGGTTCAATGTCGACCGGGTTATGACCGGTACAGATGCCCTTCAGCATGCACTTAGCGAAGCCTATGACCTGCTAATTCTGGATGTAATGATGCCTGGGCTGGACGGTTGGGAAGTGCTGCGCATGTTGCGCGCAGCAGGAAAAGACGTCCCCGTACTGTTCTTGACGGCACGCGATGGTGTGGAAGACCGCGTTAAAGGGTTGGAGCTGGGTGCGGACGACTACCTGATCAAGCCATTTGCTTTCTCAGAGCTTCTGGCCAGGGTCAGAACGCTGTTGCGCAGAGGTAATGGTTCGCCGACGCAGACCACCATGAAAATTGCCGATCTGGAAGTCGATCTGATGAAGCGGCGTGCGATCCGTGGCGGGAAAAGAATTGACCTGACCGCGAAGGAGTTTTCACTGCTGGAATTGCTACTGCGCCGGCGCGGCGAGGTGCTCCCGAAGTCGCTGATTGCCTCTCAGGTTTGGGACATGAATTTCGACAGCGACACCAATGTCATTGAGGTTGCGGTACGCCGGCTACGCGCAAAAATCGATGACGATTTCGATCTCAAGCTGATTCATACCGCCCGCGGCATGGGATACATGATGGATGCGCCGGAGTGA
- a CDS encoding plastocyanin/azurin family copper-binding protein, translated as MKRLPLKLLISTLFISTTFPAFAELGGSSNGIGQQAQATPATRTILVKMDDINYSQKTIDVKPGETVRFVLKNEGALMHEFNIGQAAPQLEHQRKMASLFKDGTLTPTGMAERIVWHERYGTGDSNPPGYPEVIKAKHDDPNAVLVEPGTTKEFVWTFPKAGSLSFACTLPGHYQAGMVGEFALR; from the coding sequence ATGAAACGCTTACCCCTTAAACTGCTGATCAGCACTCTGTTCATCAGCACCACCTTTCCGGCATTTGCCGAGCTCGGCGGCAGTAGCAATGGCATTGGGCAGCAGGCCCAGGCGACGCCAGCGACTCGTACCATCTTGGTAAAGATGGACGACATCAACTACAGCCAGAAAACGATCGATGTGAAGCCAGGTGAAACCGTGCGCTTCGTTCTGAAGAACGAGGGCGCGTTGATGCACGAGTTCAACATCGGGCAGGCAGCGCCCCAGCTGGAGCACCAGCGCAAGATGGCGTCCTTGTTCAAGGACGGCACACTGACCCCGACCGGCATGGCCGAGCGCATTGTCTGGCATGAGCGTTATGGCACGGGAGACTCCAACCCTCCAGGCTATCCGGAAGTCATCAAAGCCAAGCATGACGACCCGAACGCGGTTCTCGTCGAGCCCGGCACAACCAAAGAGTTCGTGTGGACCTTCCCTAAGGCGGGCAGTTTGAGCTTCGCCTGTACATTGCCTGGGCATTACCAGGCGGGGATGGTCGGTGAGTTTGCTCTGCGTTAG
- a CDS encoding cupredoxin family protein has product MKLRPAFIITTLGLLLSAANALASPGHKKDSIGQPGDGQAVDRTIEVRMGDIFFEPKAMEIKAGETVRFVLKNDGALLHEFNLGKAASHAAHQKEMAAMFQNGTLSPTGAHDMSNMGHAMGGMKMVGMEHDDPNSVLVEPGAREELIWTFSAATELEFACNIPGHYQSGMVGKVTVR; this is encoded by the coding sequence ATGAAACTCAGACCCGCTTTCATAATCACCACCCTTGGCTTGCTGCTCAGTGCTGCCAATGCGCTGGCCAGCCCGGGCCACAAGAAAGACAGTATTGGGCAACCGGGAGACGGTCAGGCAGTAGATCGCACCATCGAAGTCCGGATGGGGGACATCTTCTTCGAACCCAAAGCAATGGAGATCAAAGCAGGCGAGACAGTTCGCTTCGTCCTGAAAAATGACGGTGCATTGCTACACGAATTCAATCTTGGCAAAGCGGCATCCCATGCCGCGCACCAGAAAGAGATGGCCGCGATGTTTCAGAACGGCACGCTGTCCCCTACAGGTGCACATGACATGAGCAATATGGGCCATGCCATGGGCGGCATGAAGATGGTCGGTATGGAACACGATGACCCCAACAGTGTTCTTGTCGAACCTGGAGCACGCGAAGAGTTGATCTGGACCTTCTCCGCCGCCACCGAACTGGAGTTCGCCTGCAATATTCCAGGACATTATCAGTCGGGAATGGTCGGTAAGGTGACCGTACGCTGA
- the cadR gene encoding Cd(II)/Pb(II)-responsive transcriptional regulator produces MRIGQLAQIAGIDTQTIRFYEQQGLLPPPERQENGYRVYTEKHGEWLAFIRRCRILDLSLTEIRELQSYQDDPRQPCTAVNAMLDDHISHVRSQITALQALEQQLVSLRASCNEGREINACGILTGISEESKQQLYRASSGRKD; encoded by the coding sequence ATGCGCATTGGTCAGTTAGCCCAGATAGCGGGTATCGACACGCAGACGATCCGCTTCTATGAGCAGCAGGGCCTGTTGCCGCCGCCAGAACGGCAGGAGAATGGTTACCGTGTCTATACCGAGAAGCATGGCGAGTGGCTTGCCTTTATCCGCCGCTGCCGAATTCTGGACCTGTCACTGACAGAGATTCGCGAGCTACAGAGCTATCAGGACGACCCTCGCCAGCCCTGTACCGCCGTCAACGCCATGCTCGATGACCACATCTCTCATGTGCGGTCGCAGATAACTGCTCTGCAAGCGCTTGAGCAACAACTCGTTTCACTGAGGGCGAGTTGCAACGAGGGTCGGGAGATCAATGCCTGCGGCATCCTGACGGGGATCAGCGAGGAGAGCAAACAACAGCTGTATAGGGCTAGCTCAGGCCGTAAGGACTGA